One stretch of Amycolatopsis tolypomycina DNA includes these proteins:
- a CDS encoding dihydrofolate reductase, whose amino-acid sequence MIGLIWAQAANGVIGRDGALPWHLPEDLKHFRAVTSGAAVLMGRRTWESLPPRFRPLPGRRNLVLSATPQEGVETFADLASALAAVDGDLWVIGGAAVYRAALPVADRIVVTELRESFEGDTYAPELGRPADSVGEWLESSTGLHYRFLTWA is encoded by the coding sequence GTGATCGGGCTGATCTGGGCCCAGGCGGCGAACGGCGTCATCGGGCGCGACGGCGCGCTGCCGTGGCACCTGCCGGAGGACCTCAAGCACTTCCGCGCGGTGACGTCGGGGGCGGCGGTGCTGATGGGCCGCCGGACGTGGGAGTCGCTGCCGCCGCGGTTCCGGCCGCTGCCGGGGCGGCGCAACCTGGTCTTGTCGGCGACCCCGCAGGAGGGCGTCGAGACGTTCGCCGACCTCGCCTCGGCGCTCGCCGCGGTGGACGGTGACCTGTGGGTGATCGGCGGCGCGGCGGTGTACCGGGCGGCGCTGCCGGTCGCGGACCGGATCGTCGTCACCGAGCTCCGGGAGTCCTTCGAGGGGGACACGTACGCGCCCGAGCTGGGCCGGCCGGCGGACTCCGTGGGGGAGTGGCTGGAGTCCTCGACCGGCCTGCATTACCGCTTCCTCACCTGGGCCTGA
- a CDS encoding thymidylate synthase, producing MPDTQYEDLLRHVLDTGTRKGDRTGTGTRSIFGHQLRYSLAEGFPLITTKKVHFRSIAYELLWFLRGDANVSWLQEHGVTIWDEWAADDGDLGPVYGVQWRSWPTPDGGHVDQIAEVLRTLRENPDSRRIIVSAWNVADIPRMALPPCHAFFQFYVADGKLSCQLYQRSADLFLGVPFNIAGYALLTHMIAAQVGLGVGDFVWTGGDCHIYDNHEEQVRTQLARDARPFPTLGLKPADSLFDYTYEHFSIEGYDPHPGIKAPVAV from the coding sequence ATGCCGGACACGCAGTACGAAGACCTCCTCCGCCACGTCCTCGACACGGGCACCCGCAAGGGCGACCGTACCGGCACGGGCACGAGGTCGATCTTCGGGCACCAGCTGCGGTATAGCCTGGCCGAGGGTTTTCCCCTGATCACCACGAAGAAAGTCCACTTCCGCTCGATCGCCTACGAGCTGCTGTGGTTCCTCCGCGGCGACGCGAACGTCTCCTGGCTGCAGGAACACGGTGTCACGATCTGGGACGAGTGGGCGGCCGACGACGGCGACCTGGGCCCGGTGTACGGCGTGCAGTGGCGGTCGTGGCCGACCCCGGACGGCGGGCACGTCGACCAGATCGCCGAGGTGCTGCGCACGCTGCGTGAGAACCCGGACTCGCGGCGGATCATCGTGTCGGCCTGGAACGTCGCCGACATCCCGCGCATGGCGCTGCCGCCGTGCCACGCGTTCTTCCAGTTCTACGTCGCCGACGGGAAGCTGTCCTGCCAGCTCTACCAGCGCAGCGCGGACCTGTTCCTCGGTGTGCCGTTCAACATCGCCGGCTACGCGCTGCTGACGCACATGATCGCCGCCCAGGTCGGGCTCGGCGTCGGCGACTTCGTCTGGACGGGCGGCGACTGCCACATCTACGACAACCACGAGGAGCAGGTCCGCACGCAGCTCGCACGCGACGCGCGGCCGTTCCCGACGCTGGGCCTGAAGCCGGCCGACAGCCTGTTCGACTACACCTACGAGCACTTCTCGATCGAGGGTTACGACCCGCACCCGGGCATCAAGGCGCCGGTGGCGGTGTGA
- a CDS encoding Fur family transcriptional regulator — MSDFEAQLRAVSLRVTRPRLAVLAALRDHPHVDTETVIDLVRAEQPTVSHQTIYDVLRALTDTGLIRRIQPAGANARYEARVGDNHHHVVCRSCGAIADVDCAVGHTPCLTASDDHGFVIDQAEVVYWGTCPGCAAARPRNDSPLPEGSK, encoded by the coding sequence ATGTCAGACTTCGAAGCACAGCTGCGGGCGGTCTCGCTGCGGGTCACGCGACCCCGGCTGGCCGTGCTGGCCGCGCTGCGCGACCATCCCCACGTCGACACCGAAACGGTGATCGACCTGGTGCGCGCCGAGCAACCGACGGTCTCGCACCAGACGATCTACGACGTGCTGCGGGCGCTCACCGACACCGGGCTGATCCGGCGCATCCAGCCGGCCGGGGCGAACGCCCGCTACGAGGCCCGGGTGGGTGACAACCACCACCACGTCGTGTGCCGTTCGTGCGGGGCGATAGCCGACGTCGACTGCGCCGTCGGCCACACCCCCTGTCTCACCGCTTCGGACGACCACGGTTTCGTGATCGACCAGGCGGAGGTCGTCTACTGGGGCACCTGCCCCGGCTGCGCGGCCGCCCGTCCCCGAAATGATTCGCCGCTCCCGGAAGGAAGTAAATGA
- the katG gene encoding catalase/peroxidase HPI produces MSSTQDNPSSAQGVDKKAAAGCPVAHDSVTSHGSESENPAIDSPTPKTGGRPRTNKDWWPNQLDLSVLHAHSAKGNPLGENFSYAKEFAKLDVDALKRDITEVLTTSQDWWPADFGHYGGLMIRLSWHAAGTYRIHDGRGGAGDGNQRFAPLNSWPDNANLDKARRLLWPVKQKYGQKISWADLLVLAGNVALESMGFETFGFGFGRVDVWEPEEVIWGPEDDWLGDERYVSESEMAPEVGATEMGLIYVNPEGPRGNADFEAAAHFIRETFARMAMNDEETVALIAGGHTFGKTHGAAVADDHVGPEPEGAPLEAQGLGWLSTHGTGKGADAITSGLEVTWTDKPTQWSNRFFEILFGYEWELTTSPGGGKQYVAKDAPEIIPDPFDPNKKHKPTMLTTDLSLRFDPVYGPISRRFLENPDEFALAFAKAWYKLLHRDMGPVSRFLGPWVAEPQLWQDPVPAVEGDLVNDADIAALKAKVLDSGLSVAELVSTAWASAASFRSTDKRGGANGARIRLEPQRNWEVNQPEQLGKVLEVLEGVQRDFNEAGGAQISLADLIVLAGSAAVEKAARDAGVETTVPFHPGRTDASQEQTDADSFKVLEPRADGFRNYLRSGEKLQPEVLLVERAYMLGLSAPEMTVLVGGLRSLGTNHGGAAHGVLTDQPGVLSGDFFANLLAPGTKWKASESTENVYEIRDVTTDEVKWTATAVDLIFGSNSQLRALAEVYASDDAREKFVADFVAAWTKVMELDRFDLA; encoded by the coding sequence ATGAGCTCCACCCAGGACAACCCGTCCAGCGCGCAGGGCGTGGACAAGAAGGCGGCGGCCGGTTGCCCGGTCGCGCACGACTCGGTGACTTCGCACGGAAGCGAGAGCGAAAACCCGGCGATCGACTCCCCGACGCCGAAGACCGGGGGCCGGCCGCGCACGAACAAGGACTGGTGGCCCAACCAGCTCGACCTGTCGGTGCTGCACGCGCACTCGGCCAAGGGCAACCCGCTCGGCGAGAACTTCAGCTACGCCAAGGAGTTCGCGAAGCTGGACGTCGACGCCCTCAAGCGCGACATCACCGAGGTGCTCACCACCTCGCAGGACTGGTGGCCTGCCGACTTCGGGCACTACGGCGGCCTGATGATCCGCCTGAGCTGGCACGCGGCGGGCACCTACCGCATCCACGACGGCCGCGGCGGCGCCGGTGACGGCAACCAGCGGTTCGCCCCGCTGAACAGCTGGCCGGACAACGCCAACCTCGACAAGGCGCGCCGCCTGCTGTGGCCGGTCAAGCAGAAGTACGGCCAGAAGATCTCGTGGGCCGACCTGCTCGTGCTCGCCGGCAACGTCGCCCTGGAGTCGATGGGCTTCGAGACCTTCGGCTTCGGCTTCGGCCGTGTGGACGTCTGGGAGCCCGAAGAGGTCATCTGGGGTCCCGAGGACGACTGGCTGGGCGACGAGCGCTACGTCAGCGAGTCGGAGATGGCGCCCGAGGTCGGCGCGACCGAGATGGGCCTCATCTACGTCAACCCCGAGGGTCCCCGCGGCAACGCGGACTTCGAGGCGGCGGCCCACTTCATCCGGGAGACCTTCGCCCGGATGGCGATGAACGACGAGGAGACCGTCGCCCTCATCGCCGGCGGCCACACCTTCGGCAAGACCCACGGTGCCGCCGTGGCCGACGACCACGTCGGCCCGGAGCCCGAGGGCGCCCCGCTGGAGGCGCAGGGCCTCGGCTGGCTGAGCACCCACGGCACCGGCAAGGGCGCGGACGCGATCACCAGCGGTCTCGAGGTCACCTGGACCGACAAGCCGACCCAGTGGAGCAACCGCTTCTTCGAGATCCTCTTCGGCTACGAGTGGGAGCTCACCACGAGCCCCGGCGGCGGCAAGCAGTACGTCGCCAAGGACGCGCCGGAGATCATCCCGGACCCGTTCGACCCGAACAAGAAGCACAAGCCGACGATGCTGACGACGGACCTGTCGCTGCGCTTCGACCCGGTCTACGGCCCGATCTCCCGCCGGTTCCTGGAGAACCCGGACGAGTTCGCGCTGGCCTTCGCCAAGGCCTGGTACAAGCTGCTGCACCGTGACATGGGCCCGGTCAGCCGCTTCCTCGGCCCGTGGGTCGCCGAGCCGCAGCTGTGGCAGGACCCGGTGCCGGCCGTCGAGGGCGACCTCGTCAACGACGCCGACATCGCCGCGCTCAAGGCGAAGGTCCTCGACTCGGGGCTCTCCGTCGCGGAGCTGGTCTCCACGGCGTGGGCCTCGGCCGCGAGCTTCCGCTCCACCGACAAGCGCGGTGGCGCGAACGGTGCCCGCATCCGCCTCGAGCCGCAGCGCAACTGGGAGGTCAACCAGCCCGAGCAGCTCGGCAAGGTCCTCGAGGTCCTCGAGGGTGTCCAGCGCGACTTCAACGAGGCCGGCGGCGCGCAGATCTCGCTCGCCGACCTGATCGTGCTGGCCGGTTCGGCCGCCGTCGAGAAGGCGGCGCGCGACGCCGGCGTCGAGACGACCGTGCCGTTCCACCCGGGCCGCACCGACGCCTCGCAGGAGCAGACCGACGCCGACTCGTTCAAGGTGCTCGAGCCGCGCGCCGACGGGTTCCGCAACTACCTGCGCTCCGGCGAGAAGCTGCAGCCGGAGGTGCTGCTGGTCGAGCGCGCGTACATGCTCGGCCTGTCCGCGCCCGAGATGACGGTGCTGGTCGGCGGCCTGCGCTCGCTCGGCACGAACCACGGCGGTGCCGCGCACGGCGTCCTCACCGACCAGCCGGGTGTGCTCTCAGGCGACTTCTTCGCCAACCTGCTCGCGCCGGGCACCAAGTGGAAGGCGTCGGAGTCGACGGAGAACGTCTACGAGATCCGTGACGTGACGACCGACGAGGTCAAGTGGACCGCCACCGCGGTCGACCTGATCTTCGGGTCGAACTCGCAGCTGCGGGCCCTGGCCGAGGTCTACGCCAGCGACGACGCCCGCGAGAAGTTCGTGGCCGACTTCGTGGCCGCGTGGACGAAGGTCATGGAGCTGGACCGCTTCGACCTCGCCTGA
- a CDS encoding polysaccharide lyase family 7 protein — protein sequence MRVRALLVLLAVPALAAATASPALAADPSVAPGGNFDLSVWQLQEPVGSPGKPTTISSSRLQGPNGFQDSYFYTDTRDGAMTFWAPEKGVTTPNSNYARSELREMNRDGSAANWSLSGSHKLSATLRVVSVTSNVCVGQVHLGTGGSSTKPLLELYYRASGDIVLGTENSPDGGQTPHTVGHVALGKTWTYTIGISGGNTIDLTVNGSTTHYGIPASFKPYKQYFKAGSYNQSSSDSTTKGARVAFYGLKVTHG from the coding sequence ATGCGTGTTCGCGCCCTGCTCGTCCTCCTGGCGGTCCCGGCACTGGCCGCGGCGACCGCGTCCCCCGCATTGGCGGCGGACCCGTCCGTCGCCCCCGGCGGCAACTTCGACCTGTCCGTCTGGCAGCTGCAGGAACCGGTCGGCTCCCCGGGCAAGCCGACGACCATCTCCTCGTCCCGGCTCCAGGGACCGAACGGCTTCCAGGACAGCTACTTCTACACCGACACCCGCGACGGCGCGATGACCTTCTGGGCGCCGGAGAAGGGCGTCACCACGCCGAATTCGAACTACGCGCGCTCGGAGCTGCGCGAGATGAACCGCGACGGGTCCGCGGCGAACTGGTCGCTGAGCGGGTCGCACAAGCTGAGCGCGACCCTGCGCGTGGTCTCGGTGACGTCGAACGTGTGCGTCGGCCAGGTGCACCTCGGCACCGGCGGCTCGTCGACGAAACCGCTGCTGGAGCTGTACTACCGGGCGAGCGGGGACATCGTGCTGGGCACGGAGAACTCCCCCGACGGCGGGCAGACGCCGCACACCGTCGGGCACGTGGCGCTGGGCAAGACGTGGACCTACACGATCGGCATCTCCGGTGGCAACACCATCGACCTCACGGTCAACGGCAGCACGACGCACTACGGCATCCCGGCGTCGTTCAAGCCGTACAAGCAGTACTTCAAGGCGGGCTCGTACAACCAGTCCTCTTCGGACAGCACGACGAAGGGCGCCCGCGTCGCGTTCTACGGCCTGAAGGTCACCCACGGCTGA